Proteins from a genomic interval of uncultured Desulfuromusa sp.:
- a CDS encoding lipoate--protein ligase, which yields MTKTRILISESNDPWFNLTVEDIIFRSMPADQRVLFLWQNMDTVVIGRAQNPWRECNTERMERDGVKLSRRQTGGGAVFHDLGNSCFTFMAGKSEYDKSVSTSIVLNALKTLGIHGKANGRNDLVIEDETGQRKFSGSAYKENIDRGFHHGTLLLNADLNRLADYLNPDPKKLQAKGVTSVKSRVVNLSTLVSAISHQTVGDALSQAYRDYYQVDVEPEFISPEHFADLPDFKEKFAMQSSWDWNFGKTPPFTHSLDERFDWGGVEFLLDVKNGTIQQAGVYTDMLDPLPLEHFSAALPGVQYHAESLSACTKELQQSYPQYQAQLEDIRQWFHKAV from the coding sequence ATGACCAAAACCCGAATCCTTATCTCCGAATCAAACGATCCCTGGTTCAACCTCACTGTTGAAGATATCATTTTCCGTTCCATGCCTGCCGATCAACGTGTTTTGTTTTTATGGCAGAATATGGACACGGTTGTCATCGGTCGAGCGCAAAACCCGTGGCGCGAATGCAATACTGAACGCATGGAGCGGGACGGGGTCAAACTGTCCCGGCGCCAGACCGGTGGCGGAGCGGTCTTCCACGACCTGGGAAACAGCTGTTTTACCTTTATGGCCGGAAAATCCGAGTACGACAAAAGTGTATCCACCTCAATCGTCCTCAATGCTTTAAAGACCCTGGGAATCCATGGCAAAGCAAACGGTCGCAACGATCTGGTGATCGAGGATGAAACCGGTCAGCGCAAGTTCTCAGGCTCGGCCTATAAAGAGAACATCGACCGGGGCTTCCACCACGGCACCCTGCTGCTGAACGCAGATTTGAATCGTCTGGCCGATTACCTCAATCCCGATCCCAAAAAATTGCAGGCCAAGGGCGTGACTTCGGTGAAATCGCGGGTTGTGAATCTGTCCACGCTGGTGAGCGCAATCAGCCACCAGACCGTTGGCGATGCTCTCAGCCAGGCTTACCGGGATTATTATCAGGTTGACGTTGAACCGGAATTCATTTCACCGGAACACTTTGCGGATTTGCCTGATTTCAAAGAAAAGTTCGCCATGCAAAGCAGCTGGGATTGGAACTTCGGCAAAACCCCTCCCTTTACTCACTCTCTGGATGAACGTTTTGACTGGGGCGGCGTTGAATTTCTCCTGGACGTCAAAAACGGAACGATTCAGCAGGCCGGTGTGTACACAGATATGCTTGATCCGCTACCGCTGGAGCATTTTTCCGCAGCATTGCCCGGCGTGCAATACCATGCGGAGAGTTTGTCCGCCTGCACAAAGGAGTTGCAACAGAGCTATCCGCAGTATC